The sequence TTGTAAAGCAACGTCAAGTGTTCATGAATCCATGTTAGCCTAATACTAGATCTGTTTTTTTATTCACCTTAGCTGATAGACTATGCGAAGAGAGGAGACACGGATGAGAAAGCGATGCAAATGGCCAACTTCTGGCTCACGGTATGTTCAGTAGTGTTCACTTCAATGACCTAGTCAAACTGTGAAGCCTGCTTGGCTCGTAGGCTATTTAAATTGACCTCAGACGTGTAAATGCGTTGAAAACCCCTTATGTTGTGGCATTTTGTTATATTTCCTCCACATTCACAGGAAAAGGATTTGCTCCCCAAGCTTTTCAAAGTTCTAGCACCGAGGTTTGAGAACCAGAGCAAAGCTTACACATACATGGCACGGCTGCCCAACAGGGAGAACTTGGATCGCGCCGCCATGGCTGTGCTGGAGTACAAGGGCAACCCGTTCCCTCCACTCTTCCCTGCCAAACGGGAAAACGAACTGACTCTGATCAACCAGCTGCTGAAGGGCTACAGGGAGGAGCGGGCACAGCTTAGTGGCAGTAAACCCTGAGCTGCCACATAGCTGGGGTGTGAAAGTAGCTCAAAGAACAGTCTAAAGTTATCCTCAACAagagatttttttgtttgtttgtatgggaTGATCTACAGTGTTGCATTCATTTTTGAAGATTATTAAACGAGAACAAGAACATCATTGGCACTTAATGACGCATCCCAAAGTGAAATATTGAGAATGATGTAATTTATTGTATGTTATGTCCACTTCCTGGATGGCCCATGAGAGGGCACAATttccacagacacaacacatgcCTCTTATTCTTGTTCTCAAGAGACCTGATGGAAGCATAGACATACACTTTTATTCACAGCGTCGCAATAAAGGAGAGAAACACAAGtaatttttaacaaaaacaaatcttttAATTTGGCAAAAagtgtgcatacacacagcTGCTTCAGGTAAATTCCATTTGACACTTAAAACATATTTGTTTAAGTCTTTGTGAACAGTAGTGTGCTCTTTATAGGCTCATTCTGACGTGCTTTCTACCCCTCTTGTTACTGTGCTGTTTTCTATAGTAGGCAACATTTGTAAAGTGACTGTCCTTGTATGTGCATCATTCATTAGATTACCCCTCTGGGTATCAATCATTAATATCAAATTATAAATAGTTTAGTTGTTGAAACATCAGCCAATAGATTAAGACGATCTGGACTTATGTGGGTATAATGAAAAACAAGGGAATGTACaatttgaaaaaagaaaaggaaaaaaacttTTTCCAGCAGAGTATCACATTAGTCTAAATCAAGTATGACTTCTGTGTATAGACACTAAATAATACCTCTCTTtataaatgtcattatacaCATAACGTACCAGCCTATCTATCTTAAAGTCAAATATCAACACTATGCATGGTAAGTTATGCTGTTGACATAAATACAGTTTGAACACTTCTGCGAAGGAGTCACAAATTATGAAATATTTATAGATACATATGAAAATAGtaaatacatttacaaataaaACATACTTGACCCTTAACACATGAAATAATGCATTAGATTGCATTATAGTTGCATTGGCATGAATAAACATGAGTGAGAGGAACAAGGTAACTTGAAAGTGCACCATGCAGTGTGCAGTTGAGAATGTTTGTAATGCAACAGGTTCTAGAACTACTAGCACTGCACCTCCAATCTCTTGAGACTGTCCAAACAATTGCCATTACACTGAAGCTAAGGATAAAGACTCCACATCACATGATCGCTACGGAGAGATGGACCAATAAACTTCAGTCccacaaaatacatttttctcCTAGCTCTCCTGTGTTACAGAAGGAGATCAACATTTAGATTGAAATATACTGTTACTGTGATTCTGTTAGACATCTAAAAACTGGGATATATCAGCATTACAAATTAACAGCTCTTTTAATTATTTaaccaaataaaaaaacaaaaacttcaAAACAATGACTTCCATTTGAAACAAATACTCTGATAAATTATAGAAAATATATGTACAGCCTATACAATTTACTGTATACACAAAATTGGACAGCAGGAGGACTTGCAAAGTCTTCAGATCAGCATAAGGAGTTAGCTTAGACACGAGTAAGAAAAGCATGCTGGTCTGAGACACATTGTAAGAGTCAGTGGTAAACATGACCCTGCAGACTCCACACTAGGCATACTGCTCAGATTCATAACAAGTCAGGTgcaaaataaatacaaacataaCTGGACAAACAAAATATCTTATGATGCTCACTGACAACACCATTGGAAATAAGTGTATAAAAACAAAACTTTACAAATAGTTTTAGACGAAGGAGGTAAATAACTTCATAGTCACTGTTCTATTGCAATGGCAATGAGAGTCTCTTAGAATGACCACAGCACCACGAGGAACTCCGACCGAATTCAAaagcaacacaaaacaaaagatgATGGGAGTAGCGTTTGCAACCCTGTCGTTACTGTTTTGTCTGCGTGATTTCGCATACTTATGGAGGTTCTCGTCACGTCACGTCACCCTATACGCGTTTGAGCTCCGCGCTACTCCTCCTGACTCTTCCCATGAATCTTTGATGGGTGTCCTTCCCAGGCACTCCTCCCAGGCACTCCCTGGTCCCACTGAAATATTTATTGCTTCTTTATCCTTTAACAAGCATTGCACTTTGAAGTTGAGTCGACTTCCTGACTTCCCCTCTCCTCACGCCACAGCTCCTTTCCCTTGCTACGCTCACCTCCATCGCTTCGCTTTCCTGTTGCTTCGGACTCACCGCAAAAAAGAAAACCGAAACATACGTGCACGCACAAAAGTGAAAATGGATTTTGAACACTCTGTCCAGCAAACTACACGCACTCTCTCTATAACACGCACACCCATTCCATGCCATCTCATTCTCACgatcacatacacgcacacacacatccatctatccatccatccctttACATCTGTCTGCCCCTtcacctatctctctctctctctctctatctctccctctctctatctctctctctctctctatctctccctctctctatctctctctctctgagcctaTGCTTTGGACCCCTGGCCTGCCCCTCCCTGCATGCTAAAGTACTCAGTGAAGTGGGAGGAGAGGCGGAGGGTGGGTGGCGAGTGGGCTGCGATGCGGGGGGGCACAGGTGGAGGCGGAGGGGTCAGATTGGAGATGAGATCggctgtggtggtgatgatctTCTGCTCGCTGTTCCGTGGCACCTCATGGCTCTTGCGCACCACCGCCTCGTCCACGGCCTTCATCGGGGCCTGCAGATCAGCAGAAGAGAGACCCATTACACATGTGCAATGCATGCATCCGTATCCATGGCTCCCACCCACCATCACTTCTATTGATCGTTCGTTATGGGGAGCATCACAACAGCATGTAGAGCAATAACACATGTTTCTAGATCTGCAAAAAGACTTTGTTTGGTGGCCATGAAGAAAGCAATTCAGACTTATGAATTTTTTATGTGTTCTGAAAAACAAACATTCACAGCGGCACAGAGCaaaagaggagtgtgtgagagtcccAGCCGTTAGCATCGGCGTCCATGTCTCCGTCCCATCCCCCATCCCCTGTCTCACACTCACGTTTATGGAGAAGAGCTCAGTGAAGTTGGGCTGGGAGTCGCCCAGAAAGGTGCTGTTCCCGTAAGCGTGGTGCGGGAAGCTCTCTCCTCCCGTGCCCTTCGGGCTGGACAGTAGGATGCCGATCTGGGATGTGCGCACGTGGTACGGGAAATTCTTATTGGCTGCAGAGGGCCGTGTGATGACCTGGAGAGGAATGAAAGTGAAGAAAGAGGTACATACAAGGCCATCACTGTCTTtcttaaaaatgtgtgtgtgtgtgtggggggggggggggggcaccttgTCCAGTAAGAGCCTAGATTGTAACCAGCTTTCTACAAGTCATCCCAGTTTATTATGCTGCTTAGCCCATTTTCAGTGATTGGATAATGTTACTCTTTTTTATATCCACAATAAACTCAAAGCACAAACCGGTGTGTgctttctctctcatgctcacA is a genomic window of Alosa sapidissima isolate fAloSap1 chromosome 10, fAloSap1.pri, whole genome shotgun sequence containing:
- the mrpl17 gene encoding 39S ribosomal protein L17, mitochondrial, whose product is MRLTLRALISHGRVARKMGLGPESRINMLRNILTGLVRHERIETTWARADEVQFYAEKLIDYAKRGDTDEKAMQMANFWLTEKDLLPKLFKVLAPRFENQSKAYTYMARLPNRENLDRAAMAVLEYKGNPFPPLFPAKRENELTLINQLLKGYREERAQLSGSKP